One stretch of Pedobacter riviphilus DNA includes these proteins:
- a CDS encoding dienelactone hydrolase family protein, with product MDQKIINLYDEYTHSQVSRKDFMRKLAILAGSTALAMTILPMLENNYAAAADFNTDDIDVENITYAGVDGEMKAVLAKPKGKKNLGCVLVIHENRGLNPHIIDVTKRIAAEGFLALGVDALSPLGGTPADEDKGRELIGKLDPEKNLQNYLKGLDYLRKRKDGNGKVGCVGFCWGGGMANKLAVNDPKLQAAVAYYGAQANAADVPKIKASLMLHYGGLDERINAGIPAYEQALKDNKIDYKIYIYDGVNHAFNNNTSPTRYNEAAAKLAWSRTIDLFKQKLAVLTR from the coding sequence ATGGATCAGAAAATAATCAACCTGTACGATGAGTATACCCACAGCCAGGTAAGTAGAAAAGATTTTATGCGAAAGCTGGCTATCCTGGCGGGCAGCACAGCATTGGCCATGACTATTCTGCCAATGCTGGAGAATAATTATGCCGCTGCAGCAGATTTTAACACTGATGATATCGATGTTGAAAATATTACCTACGCTGGTGTTGATGGTGAAATGAAAGCTGTATTGGCCAAACCAAAAGGTAAAAAGAATTTGGGCTGTGTATTGGTTATTCATGAAAACAGAGGATTAAATCCACATATTATTGATGTAACCAAACGTATCGCTGCTGAAGGTTTCCTGGCTCTGGGTGTTGATGCTCTCTCGCCACTTGGTGGAACGCCAGCGGATGAAGATAAAGGGCGTGAATTAATTGGCAAATTAGATCCTGAAAAAAACTTGCAGAACTACTTGAAGGGCCTGGATTATTTACGCAAAAGAAAAGACGGAAATGGTAAAGTAGGTTGTGTTGGTTTTTGCTGGGGCGGTGGAATGGCCAATAAATTAGCGGTTAACGATCCTAAACTGCAGGCTGCTGTGGCTTATTATGGCGCACAGGCCAATGCGGCCGATGTTCCTAAAATTAAAGCAAGTTTAATGCTACATTACGGGGGCTTGGACGAACGCATTAATGCCGGGATTCCTGCCTATGAGCAAGCTTTAAAAGACAATAAAATTGATTACAAAATTTATATCTACGATGGCGTAAACCATGCGTTTAACAACAATACGTCTCCTACCAGATATAACGAAGCCGCAGCAAAACTGGCCTGGAGCAGAACAATTGATCTGTTTAAACAAAAACTGGCGGTGTTAACGAGGTAA
- a CDS encoding phosphotransferase has product MNIFPAQYSTLSAAALKDYLIETYHLDLSTTCRLLIRNVSDTYILENPSQKYIFKIYRNAHRKRNEIEAEVELLNILKTNGNSVSYPITDKEGKQIQQFNAIEGLRNGVLFSFAEGKVILDLEHQHLIQLGYDIAKLHQTTSSIKLNNPRPIFDFETTLFKPLKDLEPRFSEMKEEYEYLSNISEKVVKKFKEFDTSKFSYGYCHYDFFPKNFHFDEQGKITFFDFDFAGEGYLINDLMSFLNHYFFHQLNNLISKEQAEKDFDTFLNAYQQVRPLTDDELKAIPYLGITFHIFFLKFFYDNYDDWSNNFLTPRYTKHRVTLIKKWEEMYCNF; this is encoded by the coding sequence ATGAACATTTTCCCCGCACAATACTCCACTTTATCAGCTGCTGCTTTAAAAGATTATTTAATTGAAACCTATCATTTAGACTTATCTACAACATGCCGTTTATTAATCAGGAACGTTAGTGATACTTATATTCTGGAGAATCCGAGTCAGAAATATATCTTCAAAATCTACCGCAATGCCCACCGTAAACGCAACGAAATTGAAGCTGAAGTAGAATTACTTAACATTTTAAAAACAAATGGAAATTCGGTTTCTTATCCAATAACTGATAAAGAAGGGAAACAGATTCAACAGTTTAATGCCATTGAGGGCTTACGGAATGGTGTATTGTTTTCTTTTGCTGAAGGGAAAGTGATTTTAGACCTCGAGCATCAGCACCTTATTCAGTTAGGATACGATATAGCTAAATTGCATCAAACCACTTCATCAATAAAACTGAATAACCCTAGACCGATATTCGATTTTGAAACTACTTTATTTAAGCCCTTAAAAGATCTCGAACCTCGTTTTTCGGAAATGAAAGAAGAATATGAATATTTGAGCAACATTTCAGAAAAAGTAGTTAAAAAGTTTAAAGAATTCGACACATCAAAATTTAGTTATGGTTATTGCCACTATGATTTCTTCCCTAAAAATTTCCATTTTGATGAGCAAGGAAAAATTACCTTCTTTGATTTCGATTTTGCAGGAGAAGGTTACCTGATAAACGATTTAATGTCGTTCCTTAACCATTATTTCTTCCATCAATTGAATAACCTAATTTCCAAAGAGCAGGCAGAAAAGGATTTCGACACCTTTTTAAATGCATATCAGCAAGTTAGGCCATTAACTGACGATGAATTAAAAGCCATTCCATATCTGGGTATCACCTTTCACATCTTCTTCCTGAAATTCTTTTATGATAATTACGATGATTGGTCTAATAATTTTTTAACCCCACGATATACAAAACACCGTGTAACGCTGATTAAAAAATGGGAAGAAATGTATTGTAACTTTTAG
- a CDS encoding TlpA family protein disulfide reductase encodes MKYLFTLLLSMFSCSIIFAQDTSKSVQKKVVRVSTSMSRTKLDTNRIVYDETGKALRYYQYSKVMNTGEYSINYDGNPSLPTTKAFLKKISQEEQFKRYEMIKELMKINNSSIAEGKTLDISTLTAFYEKEKIENKAIVLIFWYANCPPCTEAFADISTFLKQVDNTKDLLVLAITTDDQTAATAKLKEKPLLYAELISSGRAIANAYQIKSYPSYIVTDKNHVIRYAIAGSSQITIPGLKNAIKAVLQQ; translated from the coding sequence ATGAAATATCTATTTACGCTCTTACTATCAATGTTTTCTTGTTCCATTATTTTTGCCCAAGACACGTCAAAATCTGTTCAAAAAAAAGTAGTCAGGGTATCCACATCAATGTCGCGTACTAAACTCGACACTAACAGAATTGTATATGATGAAACGGGGAAAGCACTCCGCTATTATCAGTATAGCAAGGTGATGAATACCGGAGAATATTCAATTAACTATGACGGAAATCCATCTCTTCCAACAACTAAAGCCTTTTTAAAGAAAATATCTCAAGAAGAACAATTCAAAAGGTATGAAATGATAAAAGAGTTGATGAAAATTAATAATTCTTCTATCGCTGAAGGCAAAACATTAGACATTTCTACGCTAACTGCATTTTATGAAAAAGAAAAGATTGAAAACAAGGCCATTGTTTTGATATTCTGGTATGCAAACTGTCCTCCTTGCACAGAAGCCTTTGCAGATATTAGCACCTTTCTAAAGCAGGTAGATAACACAAAAGATTTATTAGTCCTTGCAATTACAACTGACGATCAGACAGCTGCTACAGCTAAATTAAAAGAAAAACCTTTGCTATATGCAGAATTAATTAGCTCGGGCCGTGCTATTGCCAATGCTTATCAAATAAAAAGCTATCCGTCATATATTGTCACCGATAAAAACCATGTAATCAGATATGCCATTGCAGGTAGTTCACAAATCACCATTCCTGGATTAAAAAATGCTATAAAAGCTGTTTTACAACAATAA